CCCTCGTGCCCGATCACCTCGTCGAGGAGGGTCAGGAACTGCTCCAGCACCAGCTCCATGAAGTTCTGGAGGCCGCGCGGGACCATCTGCAGGTTCCGCGAGGCCGTAAACGCCACGACCGTGAGGATCACCATCACGACCCACGTGTACGTGACGTGGGCCGGGATCCCGGGGAGCATGAAGATCGGCGGGTGCTCGATGGCTTCCATGGTCAGGAGGCCGAGCCGCGGAGCGCGGCGGCGATGAGGACCGGCGGGAGGACCGAGAGCCCGAGGATCAGCCCGACCGGATCCGCGTCACCCCAGAGGAGGACGCCGAGGAGACCGAACAGCGCGAGGTGCCGGGCTCCCACGCCCAGCACCCAGAGCGGATGAACCCGGCGCCCGGCGAAGAGCCTGAGGGCCCGCTCAGCGCCGCGGGTGAGGAGCCAGAGATTCCCGAGGGCCACGGCGCCACCGGCCAGGATGCTCAGCCCGGCGTGGGCTCCTGCCACCAGGAAGCCGCCGAGCGCCAACAGGACCAGGAGCGTTCCCGCCACACCCATCACGCGCCCGACCAGCTCATTGCCCATCGCGTCCCTGTCGCTCTGCGGCTTTGATCGTGCGGAACAGCTCCCTGAACCCGGCGGCGATTCCCACGCCGAGGCCGATCAGCGTCAGCCAGGGCGAGATGCCGAGCCAGCGGTCCAGGAAGTATCCGAGCAGCGCCCCCCCGGCGGTCGCGACGACGAACGTGATCCCGGCGCTCGCCAGGACTCCGAGAGCCCGCCAGGGTGAGGGCTCTACCATGTGAACAGGAACACTATCAAAGCACCGAGCAAAAGGCAATAGTCCAAAACCTCCTTAATCTTTAAAGGAATTGGGGGACTCGACGGCTTCGC
This DNA window, taken from Candidatus Rokuibacteriota bacterium, encodes the following:
- a CDS encoding AtpZ/AtpI family protein codes for the protein MVEPSPWRALGVLASAGITFVVATAGGALLGYFLDRWLGISPWLTLIGLGVGIAAGFRELFRTIKAAERQGRDGQ
- a CDS encoding ATP synthase subunit I; this encodes MGNELVGRVMGVAGTLLVLLALGGFLVAGAHAGLSILAGGAVALGNLWLLTRGAERALRLFAGRRVHPLWVLGVGARHLALFGLLGVLLWGDADPVGLILGLSVLPPVLIAAALRGSAS